The Humulus lupulus chromosome 4, drHumLupu1.1, whole genome shotgun sequence genome has a window encoding:
- the LOC133829647 gene encoding polygalacturonase-like isoform X2, whose amino-acid sequence MYVKTLHFFLPLLALLTSSSVPFSYGQNQENPLAISTLGPVSRLSHGSSHWKPSQIFNVDDFGAKGDGTDDRKAFNKTWNQACSSKGGVFLVPNRTYLLGPMNFTGPCKFSLLTLKIVGTIEASTEQSEYREDLWHWLVFVSVKNLRVEGGGTFDGKGKVWWKNSCSVINSLAVTFYDCKNLNVTNLRFKDGQRFHLFFDACVNVKAENILVTAPSNSPNTDGIHMRSTQHIHVMNSIIKTGDDCISIINGSTNVRATDITCGPGHGISIGSLGPNNTESKVYNVTVDTVTMLGTSNGVRIKSWQGGSGYGENIIFQNIAMYNVTNPIIIDQYYCDQKDPCPEQYSAVRISNVFYNNITGSSFSKVAVKINCSKTFECQGISMRDVNLVREGDGVVEASCNNVGLIKKGLVFPSCS is encoded by the exons ATGTATGTAAAAACACTCCATTTTTTTCTCCCCTTGCTAGCTCTACTAACCTCTTCTAGTGTTCCTTTCTCTTATGGCCAAAACCAAGAAAACCCACTTGCCATTTCCACTCTTGGACCTGTTTCAAGGCTCAGCCATGGAAGCTCTCACTGGAAACCATCCCAGATCTTCAATGTAGATGATTTTGGAGCTAAGGGTGATGGCACAGATGACAGAAAG GCATTTAACAAGACTTGGAATCAGGCTTGTTCTTCCAAAGGGGGTGTTTTTTTGGTCCCAAACAGAACTTATCTCCTTGGGCCAATGAATTTTACTGGCCCTTGCAAATTTTCTCTGCTCACTTTGAAG ATTGTTGGAACAATTGAAGCTTCTACTGAGCAGAGTGAGTACAGAGAAGATCTGTGGCACTGGCTTGTGTTTGTTAGTGTGAAAAACTTGAGAGTTGAAGGAGGTGGAACTTTTGATGGTAAGGGAAAAGTTTGGTGGAAAAACTCTTGCAGTGTCATCAATTCCCTT GCTGTAACTTTCTATGATTGTAAGAATCTAAATGTGACCAATCTGAGGTTCAAAGATGGACAAAGATTCCATCTATTCTTTGATGCATGTGTCAATGTCAAAGCTGAAAATATATTAGTGAcagccccaagtaacagtccaaACACAGATGGAATTCATATGAGAAGCACACAACATATTCATGTGATGAACTCTATTATCAAAACAG GTGATGACTGTATTTCCATCATAAATGGGTCAACCAATGTTAGAGCTACAGATATAACTTGTGGTCCTggtcatggaataag CATTGGTAGCTTAGGACCTAATAACACAGAATCTAAAGTCTACAATGTGACAGTGGACACAGTAACAATGTTGGGAACTTCTAATGGAGTCAGAATAAAGAGTTGGCAG gGAGGATCTGGTTATGGAGAAAACATAATCTTTCAAAACATAGCAATGTACAATGTGACCAACCCCATCATCATAGACCAATACTATTGTGATCAAAAGGACCCTTGTCCCGAACAG TATTCGGCAGTACGAATAAGCAATGTGTTCTACAATAACATAACTGGGAGTAGCTTCTCAAAAGTGGCTGTTAAGATTAATTGTAGCAAGACTTTTGAATGCCAAGGAATTTCAATGAGAGATGTGAATTTGGTAAGAGAGGGAGATGGTGTGGTTGAAGCTTCTTGTAACAATGTTGGATTGATCAAAAAAGGATTGGTTTTTCCTTCATGCTCATAA
- the LOC133829647 gene encoding polygalacturonase-like isoform X1 encodes MYVKTLHFFLPLLALLTSSSVPFSYGQNQENPLAISTLGPVSRLSHGSSHWKPSQIFNVDDFGAKGDGTDDRKAFNKTWNQACSSKGGVFLVPNRTYLLGPMNFTGPCKFSLLTLKIVGTIEASTEQSEYREDLWHWLVFVSVKNLRVEGGGTFDGKGKVWWKNSCSVINSLSCVRSPIAVTFYDCKNLNVTNLRFKDGQRFHLFFDACVNVKAENILVTAPSNSPNTDGIHMRSTQHIHVMNSIIKTGDDCISIINGSTNVRATDITCGPGHGISIGSLGPNNTESKVYNVTVDTVTMLGTSNGVRIKSWQGGSGYGENIIFQNIAMYNVTNPIIIDQYYCDQKDPCPEQYSAVRISNVFYNNITGSSFSKVAVKINCSKTFECQGISMRDVNLVREGDGVVEASCNNVGLIKKGLVFPSCS; translated from the exons ATGTATGTAAAAACACTCCATTTTTTTCTCCCCTTGCTAGCTCTACTAACCTCTTCTAGTGTTCCTTTCTCTTATGGCCAAAACCAAGAAAACCCACTTGCCATTTCCACTCTTGGACCTGTTTCAAGGCTCAGCCATGGAAGCTCTCACTGGAAACCATCCCAGATCTTCAATGTAGATGATTTTGGAGCTAAGGGTGATGGCACAGATGACAGAAAG GCATTTAACAAGACTTGGAATCAGGCTTGTTCTTCCAAAGGGGGTGTTTTTTTGGTCCCAAACAGAACTTATCTCCTTGGGCCAATGAATTTTACTGGCCCTTGCAAATTTTCTCTGCTCACTTTGAAG ATTGTTGGAACAATTGAAGCTTCTACTGAGCAGAGTGAGTACAGAGAAGATCTGTGGCACTGGCTTGTGTTTGTTAGTGTGAAAAACTTGAGAGTTGAAGGAGGTGGAACTTTTGATGGTAAGGGAAAAGTTTGGTGGAAAAACTCTTGCAGTGTCATCAATTCCCTT TCCTGTGTTCGTTCTCCAATA GCTGTAACTTTCTATGATTGTAAGAATCTAAATGTGACCAATCTGAGGTTCAAAGATGGACAAAGATTCCATCTATTCTTTGATGCATGTGTCAATGTCAAAGCTGAAAATATATTAGTGAcagccccaagtaacagtccaaACACAGATGGAATTCATATGAGAAGCACACAACATATTCATGTGATGAACTCTATTATCAAAACAG GTGATGACTGTATTTCCATCATAAATGGGTCAACCAATGTTAGAGCTACAGATATAACTTGTGGTCCTggtcatggaataag CATTGGTAGCTTAGGACCTAATAACACAGAATCTAAAGTCTACAATGTGACAGTGGACACAGTAACAATGTTGGGAACTTCTAATGGAGTCAGAATAAAGAGTTGGCAG gGAGGATCTGGTTATGGAGAAAACATAATCTTTCAAAACATAGCAATGTACAATGTGACCAACCCCATCATCATAGACCAATACTATTGTGATCAAAAGGACCCTTGTCCCGAACAG TATTCGGCAGTACGAATAAGCAATGTGTTCTACAATAACATAACTGGGAGTAGCTTCTCAAAAGTGGCTGTTAAGATTAATTGTAGCAAGACTTTTGAATGCCAAGGAATTTCAATGAGAGATGTGAATTTGGTAAGAGAGGGAGATGGTGTGGTTGAAGCTTCTTGTAACAATGTTGGATTGATCAAAAAAGGATTGGTTTTTCCTTCATGCTCATAA